The genomic DNA TAACACGGGGGAAATTGACCGCCTGCTAGCATCCCAATAGCCTCGCCCAAATGCTACCTTTCAGTCAAAACAATCGACAGCATGGATAGCCAGAATTTTCGTATACGGCCTGCCCGGTGTGTCGGTCCGTCTACCAACGTTGCATCGAGCCTGTGGAACGGCAGAGACAGGGCACTTTCGATGCAACAAGTGCAGCGAGATCATCGCGCAGTAGCATACGCCGTACCGGTCTACACCAAATGTGACCAGGCGGCTGCACCTTCGGCGAAGTCCCTCCAGCCTGCTCGCAACACAAAGCTCAAGTTTGCCGAGATCATAGCTGGCGAGATATGCGAACCAAGAAACGAGTTGTATGCCAAAGCCCGGTTAGGCATTTGTCCGCTCATGAAAATTGAATGTCTCCACGACAAAATCCAGACCATGCACTAACAGCGCGGCCGAAGCGGCGCGTCAGCGGCGGTCGAAACGATCGCCAACCCTGGGGGCACCACAGCGAAGTCCTCTTAAGGCTTCGAATCGTTGCCAGAACAATGGAATCCGGCAAGCAGACTGACGAGGTGCTAACGAATCACAAGCTTAGGGACGCGAAATTGGCATGCGCCCCGCTCGGTAGCGACGATGCCCGATAGAATTGCCGAGCATTCAAGGCAGTTCGCGCTGGCCAGTTCAGTATTTTGCAACAACGGGCGTCGAAGTGAACGCATAGTTGAAGCCGGCCCGCAGCACGTGATCGTGGAAGCTGACGTCCGCCTGATTGGCGGTTCCCGCGAAGTATGTCTTGGTCCCAAAATCCATGTAGAGGTATTCGAGTTTGGCCGACCAATTCCGGGTGAACTTGCGTTCGGCACCTGCGCCAATGGTCCAGCCCAGTCGCGTATCAGTGGTACTCACCCCCGCCCCGATCGGAAAGTTGAACGCACCGAGTGGAGTTGTGCCACCGAGACCCGGTCCGAAGACCTGGATACCAAGGGTGGTCGCGGAAGAATATTTGAACTCGCCGATAGCGAGACCGCCCGTCGCATACCAAAGCGTCTGCGGATCCGATAAGCCGCCGACGCGCCCGCGGAACGTTGCGAACCACTGCAAGTCGTAAGAGAGATTCCCGGTCAATGTTGCAATTGAATTGAAATCCGTACCGCCGGGGATGCCGACGATGTTCGAACCGTAACGCGCGCTCGTCGTAGTTACCGTCCGTGACCACCGCTCGCCCGTTGCCTGAATGTCGCCCTCGAGGCCGACGACCCATTTCGGATCGACCTGCCAATTGTACCCCAGTTGACCGCCGGCCAGCCAACCATCGACGTTCCGGCCAAACGCACCGAATTGCGTGGCCGGGAATGGCAGTGCGATCGGCGCGATAGTTGTGTCCGCGCGGCCCCAGCTGTATCCGGCGTTCAATCCGGCATAGAAGCCTGTCCAGCTCCAGACCGGATCGACGACCGGCGGCGCTTTCACATACGGCTTGGCCGCCAGATCGGCAGCCATCGCGTTCGTCGCGAGCAGCGAGAGCGCAGCTGTCACCACAATCAGCTTCATGAATTCCCCCTGCGACAAAAATAAAAATCTGGCCGCAGCGTAACCCCGAACCTAGACCTCGGCTGTCGCAGGGCGGCAACATCCAGAAACAATCACAAGGCGTCAGCGCCTGGACTACGGCGACACAGAAAATCTAAGACGCTGATTCCATTCAATTTTTTATTGTGCCGCGGTTGTGCCCCGCCCCAGTCCAACCGAGACGGCCGAGCAAACCGTCGATCACGGGCCAGAACAGCAGCACGATCGCCAGGGTCGTGATCGAGCCGACCAGGCCATTCGACCAGAACACCTTCAGCGTCCCGCCGGAGCCGATCATCGACAGGCGGAAGGCATCCTCGGCGCGGTTGCCGAGCACGAGCGCGAGGGTGAACGGCGCCAGGGGAATGCCGATCTTCTTGAAGACGTAGCCGACGATACCGAAGCCGAGCATCAGCCAGATGTCGAACATCGCGTTCTGGATCGCGTAGGCGCCGATCGCGCAGGACACCACGATCATCGGCGCAACGGCGGCGAACGGCACGCGCAGGATCGAGGCGAAGATCGGCACCGTCGTCAGCACCAGCACGAGGCCGACGACGTTGCCGAGATACATCGAGGCGATCAGGCCCCAGACGAAGTCCTTGTGCTCGACGAACAGCAGCGGCCCCGGGTTGAGCCCCCACACCATCAGCCCGCCGAGCAGGATCGCCGCGGTGCCCGAGCCTGGAATGCCGAGCGCCAGCATCGGCAACAGCGCGGAGGTCCCGGAGGCATGCGCCGCCGTCTCCGGCGCGAACACGCCCTCGATGCGGCCCTTGCCGAAGCTCTCGGGATCCTTGGCGAAACGTTTTGCCAAATTGTAGCCCATGAAGGAGGCCGCGATCGCGCCGCCCGGGGTGATGCCGAGCCAGCAGCCGATGAAGGAGGAGCGCAGCAGCGTCACCCAGTATTTCGGCAGGTCCTTCCAGACGCTGAGCACGACGCGCAGCGAAATGCTCGCCGCATGCCCGCGCAGCGCCAGCCGCTCCTCCATCGTCAGCAGGATCTCGCTGATGCCGAACAGGCCGATGACGGCGACCAGGAAGTTGATGCCGCGAAGCAGCTCCGGCGAGCCGAAGGTCATGCGCAGATTGCCCGACACGGTATCCATGCCGATGCCGGCGAGCAGCAGCCCCAGCGACATCGAGATGACCGTCTTGTGCTTGGCCTCGCGTCCCAATCCGACAAAGGAGCAGAAGGTGAGCAGATACACCGCGAAGAACTCGGGCGGGCCGAATTTCAGCGCAAAGGACGAGATCATCGGCGCAAGGAAGGTGATCAGCAGCACCGCAACCAGCGAGCCGATGAAGGAGGAGGTGAACGCCGCGGTCAGCGCCTCCGCCGCCCTGCCCTGCTGCGCCATCGGATAGCCGTCGAACGTGGTCGCGACGGACCAGGCTTCGCCGGGAATGTTGAACAGGATCGAGGTGATCGCACCGCCGAACAGCGCGCCCCAATAGATGCAGGACAGCATCACGATCGCCGAGGTCGGATCCATCGTGAAGGTGAGCGGCAGCAGGATCGCAACGCCGTTGGGGCCGCCGAGGCCCGGCAGGACGCCGACGAAGATGCCGAGCACCAGCCCGACCATCATCAGCAGGACCGTCTTCCACGTCAGCAGGACGGCAAAACCGTGAAGCAGGAGACCAAAAGCTTCCATCGCGAATTCCGCCTAGCGGCCGAGGGCCGCTTCGAGCGGCCCTTTCGGCATGATGACGTCGAAGGCGATGTCGAAGGTGACGAACATGATCGCCGTGAAGAAGAAGGCTGTGAGCAGCGACTTCCACAGCGCGATCTTGCCGACGAAGCGCATGAAGCCCGCGATCAGGAGGAAGCTCGCGACATAGAGGCCGAGGAACTGCGTCAGCAGGCAGAACAGCAGCGTCGGCAAGAACACCGCCAGCACGCGGCGGCCTTGCGCGCGCGTGACGAAACTTCCGGACGAGGCACGCCGCGCCAGCAGCGCGACGACGAGGCCATAGAGGCTGCCGCCCCCGAGGATGACCGAGAGATAGAACGGGAAATAGCCGGGCTCGGGCCCGGTCGCATCCCAGGACGCGCCGGTGCGCCAATTGTCGGTGCCGAGCGTGACGGCCAGCGCGAGCAGCAGGAGACAGACGACGATCTCGACCGTGCCGGAGGACACGACCGAGGGCGAGTCGTCTTCAGGCGCGGTCGGATCGTCGACGACGATTTCTAGATCGGTTTGGGACATGAGCTCTGGTGCACGTCTGGGAATTGTTAACCTCTCCCCGTTCTTACGGGGAGAGGTCGGCGCGAAGCGCCGGGTGAGGGGCTCTCTCCACGGCTAGACTCGTGGAGAGAACCCCTCACCCCGTGCCCTCTCCCCGTAAGAACGGGAAGAGGGAGAAGAGAGAGCCAGCTACTTCGCGACGAACCCGGCTTCGGTCATCAGCGACTTGTTCTGCGCGTCATCCTCCTCGAGGAACTGCACCATGTCCTTGCCGGTGAGGAAGATCGGCTTCAGCGCCTGCTTCTCCATGTATTCCTTGTACTCCGCGGTCTGCGTCACCTTGTGGAAGAGATCGACGTAGAACGCCTGCTGCTCGGCCGTGACCTTGCCGGGCAGGAACATCGCGCGCAGCATCAGATATTGCACGTCGACGCCCTCCTCCTTGCAGGTCGGGATGTCGGCCCAGGACTGGGTCTCGGTCACCTTGGTGGTGTAGGAGATGCGCTCCTTGTCGAACACGCAGAGCGGACGCACCTGGCCCGCGCGCCAGACTTCGAGATTTTCGGATGGGTTGTTGACGTTGGCCTCGGTGTGGTTGCCGACCAGCTGGGTTGCGGCCTCGCCGCCGGACTTGTAGGGCAGATAGGAGAACTTCGCGCCGGTCTTCTGCTCGAGGAACACGGTCAGCACGTGGTCCTCGCGCTTCGAGCCGGTGCCGCCCATCTTGAACGGCGCGCTCGCGGCCTTCGCCGCCGCGACGAACTCCTTCACCGTCTTGGGCCCCGCGCTGTTGTCCCACAGCACGAACTGGTCGAGCGCGACCACCGAAACCGGGGTCAGCTCACGCCAGTTGAACGGGATCTTCGCCGACAGCGGCAGCATGTAGATCAACGAATAGGCGATCAGCACCTTGTTCGGATCGCCCTCGCTGGACTTCATGTACATTAGCGCTTCCGCACCCGAGGCGCCGCCCTTGAGCGAGACGACGACCGGCTGCTTCATCAGATTGTTCTTCTGGATCGCGGCTTGCATCATCCGCGCCATCTGGTCCGAGGCGCCGCCCGCGCCGGCCGCCACCACGATCTCGACCGGCTTTGCCGGCTCCCAGCCGGCAAAGGCCGGCGTGCCGCACAGCGCGGCCGTCAGTGCCAGCGCGGCCTTCATTCCATGTCCCACGAGCGTGCTCCCCAAGTTCTTGCCTATGTTCTTGTTCGGATTGGAAATTCTGAAGATGAATTCAGAGCCATTGTGCGGGCGAATACGATTGAGTTCAAGCCGTCCGACGTCATCCCCTTTATGACTTTGGAATGAGACCAGGCCGCGGAACGAGACAAAGTTGCATAGTCAGGTTAGAAGCCACGGGCCTGGTGAGCCCGGAGAGCAAGACCAGGGGCCTTGATCGGATTCAGAAATGCCCCAGTCCCAGGCGCTTCGGTAAGTCGGCTTCATGATGAGTCGGAGAAGTTGAGAGTTGCGAATTGATGCCGCGCCTGCTCTACATCAACGAAAAATTTGGCCATGACGCGACGATCATCCTCGAGAGCGGCGACGCCTGTTGGGTCTCCGTCGGCAAGAGGGGCGTCTTGGTGCGTTCGCACGGGCACAGCTTTTGGGGCGGCCTATTGGGAAGCCTGTTCGGCCCGAAGCTTTATCAGGAACGGAATATCTACCAGGCCCTGAATGTTGCCCAAGCTCTCGCGGCGAAGTTTCGGCCGGTTCCACAAATTAAGTGCAAGGACATGATGCTGAGAGCATTCTGCACGGCGGCCTGGCAGTGCTCTTCACCCGAGTTGGTTAAAGCTGTATTGAATGATCCGGCGTTGCTTGCGGCGTAACTTGCTGCGCTTGCCGGACTCATTTTGCTTCCATTTCGCCTTGCTATTTTCTGAGTCAACCATATTCCTGAAATATGAATACGCGTAAAAAAGTCATTTTGGACCACGTCCACGAGCGGCGGAGAACGCGTTGGAAGGTGCAATGGGGAGTTCCTGCCCGAGCTGCTGGGGGAACTGCAAGGGCAGCCGCGCTATCAGGTGACGAGCGACGGGAGATTGCGCGGAAGGCCGCCGAGGCCCGTTGGGCGAGACATTTGCCACAGGCAACTCATCAAGGCGTCCTTCGATCTGGGGACATCGAAATCGAAGTTGCTATCCTTGAAGACGGACAGCGTGTGATTACTCAAAGCGGCTTCATGGTGGGTCTTGGTCGCATTCGTCCGCCTAAAGGACGTCGATATTACAAGAGCGGCGCCAGTCTTCCTGCTTTTTTGACAGTGCAGAATCTAGTCCCCTTTATTGGCGAAGATCTTGTTACGGCAGCCCATCAGATCGAGTTCCGCACAAAATCGGGCGTCAAGGCGTTCGGGTACACGCCACAATTCCTCTCAGAGGTCTGTAGTATCTTTGCGCGCGCCCAACATGC from Bradyrhizobium sp. CCBAU 53351 includes the following:
- a CDS encoding outer membrane protein — translated: MKLIVVTAALSLLATNAMAADLAAKPYVKAPPVVDPVWSWTGFYAGLNAGYSWGRADTTIAPIALPFPATQFGAFGRNVDGWLAGGQLGYNWQVDPKWVVGLEGDIQATGERWSRTVTTTSARYGSNIVGIPGGTDFNSIATLTGNLSYDLQWFATFRGRVGGLSDPQTLWYATGGLAIGEFKYSSATTLGIQVFGPGLGGTTPLGAFNFPIGAGVSTTDTRLGWTIGAGAERKFTRNWSAKLEYLYMDFGTKTYFAGTANQADVSFHDHVLRAGFNYAFTSTPVVAKY
- a CDS encoding tripartite tricarboxylate transporter permease; its protein translation is MEAFGLLLHGFAVLLTWKTVLLMMVGLVLGIFVGVLPGLGGPNGVAILLPLTFTMDPTSAIVMLSCIYWGALFGGAITSILFNIPGEAWSVATTFDGYPMAQQGRAAEALTAAFTSSFIGSLVAVLLITFLAPMISSFALKFGPPEFFAVYLLTFCSFVGLGREAKHKTVISMSLGLLLAGIGMDTVSGNLRMTFGSPELLRGINFLVAVIGLFGISEILLTMEERLALRGHAASISLRVVLSVWKDLPKYWVTLLRSSFIGCWLGITPGGAIAASFMGYNLAKRFAKDPESFGKGRIEGVFAPETAAHASGTSALLPMLALGIPGSGTAAILLGGLMVWGLNPGPLLFVEHKDFVWGLIASMYLGNVVGLVLVLTTVPIFASILRVPFAAVAPMIVVSCAIGAYAIQNAMFDIWLMLGFGIVGYVFKKIGIPLAPFTLALVLGNRAEDAFRLSMIGSGGTLKVFWSNGLVGSITTLAIVLLFWPVIDGLLGRLGWTGAGHNRGTIKN
- a CDS encoding tripartite tricarboxylate transporter TctB family protein → MSQTDLEIVVDDPTAPEDDSPSVVSSGTVEIVVCLLLLALAVTLGTDNWRTGASWDATGPEPGYFPFYLSVILGGGSLYGLVVALLARRASSGSFVTRAQGRRVLAVFLPTLLFCLLTQFLGLYVASFLLIAGFMRFVGKIALWKSLLTAFFFTAIMFVTFDIAFDVIMPKGPLEAALGR
- a CDS encoding tripartite tricarboxylate transporter substrate binding protein is translated as MKAALALTAALCGTPAFAGWEPAKPVEIVVAAGAGGASDQMARMMQAAIQKNNLMKQPVVVSLKGGASGAEALMYMKSSEGDPNKVLIAYSLIYMLPLSAKIPFNWRELTPVSVVALDQFVLWDNSAGPKTVKEFVAAAKAASAPFKMGGTGSKREDHVLTVFLEQKTGAKFSYLPYKSGGEAATQLVGNHTEANVNNPSENLEVWRAGQVRPLCVFDKERISYTTKVTETQSWADIPTCKEEGVDVQYLMLRAMFLPGKVTAEQQAFYVDLFHKVTQTAEYKEYMEKQALKPIFLTGKDMVQFLEEDDAQNKSLMTEAGFVAK